The Calypte anna isolate BGI_N300 chromosome 2, bCalAnn1_v1.p, whole genome shotgun sequence genome includes a window with the following:
- the LOC103528861 gene encoding serum paraoxonase/arylesterase 2 — protein sequence MGKVLALALVGIAAALAVERLLALRNKLNASREIAPVTLPNCRLIKGIETGSEDIDILPNGLAFISSGLKYPGIKPRAPDKPGEILLMDLNEDNPRAKELRISRGFDLASFNPHGISTYIDRDDTVYLFVVNHPHQKSTVELFKFVEDDNSLVHLKTIQHDLLYSVNDVVAMGPDSFYATNDHYFFDFILMFLEMFLGLNWSNVIYYSPKEVKEVATGFYSANGINTSPDRKYIYVADIFDHNVHVMEKHANWNLTHVKTLQLDTLVDNLSIDAHTGDIWIGCHPNGLKLMYSSPEDVPGSEVLRIQNILSEKPEVTRVYADNGSVLQGSSVASVYEGKLLIGTVFHRALYCEL from the exons ATGGGGAAGGTGCTGGCGTTGGCTCTCGTCGGGATAGCGGCAGCTTTAGCGGTGGAGCGGCTGCTGGCCCTTCG GAACAAGCTGAATGCTTCCCGGGAAATAGCCCCCGTGACCCTCCCCAACTGCCGGCTCATTAAAGGAATTG AAACTGGTTCAGAAGACATTGACATACTTCCCAATGGGCTGGCTTTCATCAGCTCC GGCTTGAAATACCCAGGAATAAAGCCTCGTGCACCAGACAAGCCAGGTGAAATATTACTGATGGATTTGAATGAAGACAATCCCAGAGCAAAGGAACTGAGAATCAGTCGAGGGTTTGATCTGGCATCATTTAACCCTCATGGGATCAGCACCTACATAGACAGAG acgACACCGTGTACCTCTTTGTTGTGAATCATCCCCATCAGAAGAGTACAGTAGAATTGTTTAAATTTGTAGAAGATGACAATTCTCTTGTACACCTGAAAACCATTCAACATGACCTTCTATACAG tgtgAATGATGTAGTTGCTATGGGACCAGACAGCTTCTATGCTACCAATGACCACTACTTCTTTGACTTCATCTTGATGTTCTTGGAGATGTTCTTGGGTTTAAATTGGTCAAATGTTATTTACTACAGTCCGAAAGAAGTTAAAGAAGTAGCAACTGGGTTTTATTCAGCCAATGGAATTAACACTTCACCTGACAGAAA GTACATCTATGTTGCAGATATATTTGATCATAATGTCCATGTTATGGAAAAACATGCTAATTGGAATTTAACCCATGTGAAG ACACTGCAGCTGGACACTTTGGTTGACAACTTGTCTATTGATGCTCACACTGGGGACATCTGGATAGGATGTCATCCGAATGGGTTGAAGCTGATGTACAGCAGTCCTGAAGATGTGCCTGGCTCTGAG GTCCTGCGGATCCAGAACATCCTCTCGGAGAAGCCCGAGGTGACGCGCGTCTACGCCGACAACGGCTCCGTGCTGCAGGGGAGCTCGGTGGCCTCTGTCTATGAGGGAAAGCTGCTCATTGGCACAGTCTTCCACAGAGCTCTCTACTGTGAGCTATAG